The region ATGGTGACCGGAGCGGCCGCTTCGCTCATCCGCTCCATCGACGGCGGCCCGGCCATCCCGCCGGGCCGCAAGATCAGCGCGTCGCAGAGCGGTGTCGGCGGCGCGCCCACCCTGCTGTCGAACGCCGAGACGTACGCGCAGCTGGCCATCGCCGCCCGTATCGGCCCCGACCGCTACCGCAACACCGGTCTGTACGACGAGCCCGGCACCGTCATGCTCACCATCTCCGGGGCGGTCGCCCGCCCCATGGTGATCGAGGTCCCCACCGGCGTGCCGCTGCGTTACGTGCTCCAGCTGGCCGGCGCCCCGCCGATGCCGCAGGGCGTACTGACCGGCGGCTACCACGGCAAGTGGCTGGACGCGGCGACGGTCAACGAGGCGATCGTCTCGCGCAACTCCCTGGACGCGGTGGGCGGCGCGCTCGGCGCCGGCGCGATCCTCCCGATCACCCAGGAGACCTGCCCGCTGGGCGAGTCCCTCCGGGTGGCCCAGTGGCTGGCGGAGGAGAGCGCGGGACAGTGCGGTCCCTGCTACCTCGGCCTGCCCGCCGCGGCGCGCGGCCTGGAGGACATCCTCAACGGCGGCGGACCGGCCGCCCTGGAGGCCGTGAAGCAGGTCGCCAAGGCCGTGAAGAGACGCGGCGCCTGCTCGCACCCCGACGGCTCGGCAATGTTCATCGAGTCGACCATCAAGGCCTTCACGGACGACCTGGCCGCCCATGTCCTCGGCAATGGCTGCGGAAGGCCCGTGGAGGGCGTTCTGCCGCTCTTCGAGGGCGGCCAGCTGCCCACCGGCATCCCCGGCGGCCAGGCGGTCGAGGAGGCCGGCCCCAGCCGCCAGAAGATCTACGTCGACTGGACACTGTGCCGCGGTCACGGCCTGTGCGCGGACATCCTGCCCGAGGTCTTCGAACTGGGCGCCGACGGCTTCCCCACCGTCGCGCAGGCCCAGGTGCCCCGGTACGCGGAGGCGAAGGCGCTGCGGGCCGTACGCCGCTGCCCGGCGCTCGCCCTGCGCATCGAGGAGGACACCCGCTCCTCCGCCCCGGCACGCAACAACCTTCCGGTCCTCTCCCAGCGCCGTGGTCGTCGGGCGCTCGGCAGCGGCCGCTGAACACGACGAAGGCGGGTCACCCTGATTGGGTGACCCGCCTTCAATATGTGTGGAGCTAAGGAGAATTGAACTCCTGACCTCCTGCATGCCATGCAGGCGCTCTACCAACTGAGCTATAGCCCCTTGTGGCCATGCGGCGAAGCCGCATATCGACCGTGTCGCCCGGTTTCCCCGGCGGCGACGCCAACATTACACGGTCCTCCCCGTGGACCACCAAATCGATTCCGCGCCGTGCGGACAATGCGGACATGAGGGATAGTGTCGGCCTTCGTGACCGTGATCGCGCTCCCCCGTGTCCGCCGCCGTGCGCCCGTCGCCCTGGGGGCGTGCCTGTTGTCCTTCGCCGCCTTCTGGTGGGCACAGCGGGCCGCGCACGTGTCGATGATCGACCTGATGGTGTACCGGGCGGAGGGTGAGACCGTCCGCGCGGGCGGCGACCTCTACGCGCTGCGTACGACCGAGGCCCATCTGCCGACCACCTACCCGCCGTTCGCGGCGCTGCTGTTCACGCCGCTGACGCTGCTGGACGCGTCGACCATGCGGGCTCTCGCGACGGCCGGAAATCTGGCCCTTCTTGTGGTGTTCGTGGCCCTCTCGCTACGGCTCGTCGACCACGCGCGCGTGGAGGGTGTCTGGTGGGCGTCCGCGGCGGCCGTGTGGTGCGAGCCGGTGTGGACGACCGTGCGGTACGGGCAGATCAATCTGCTGCTCGGCGTGCTGGTGCTGTGGGACCTGACGCGGCGGCCCTGGCACCGGTGGGCCGGAGTGGGCATCGGGCTCGCGGCGGCGATCAAGCTGACACCGGCGCTCTTCGCGGTGTTCCTGCTGGTCACCGGTGTCGCGGCCTACGCACGGCGGGGCTCCGCAGGCCCCTGGCTGCGGCACGCGCGCGGGGCGGCCGTCGCGTTCGCCGGGGCAACCCTGCTGGCGGCCTCCGCCCTGCCCTACGACTCATGGCGCTTCTGGAGCCGCATGGTCTTCGAGACGGGTCGGGTCGGGCTCGTGGAGGACACCGCGAACCAGTCGCTGCGCGGGGTACTGGCCCGGCTGCTGCACACCACCCAGCCAGGCCTCTGGTGGGTCGCCGCGGCGGCCGTGGCAGGCTCCCTGGGCCTCGGTGTCGCCGTGGCGGCGGAGCTGCGCGGGCGGCGCGCCTGGGCGGTGGCCGCCTGCGCGGTCACGGCGCTGCTGATCAGTCCGGTGTCGTGGTCGCACCACTGGGTGTGGTGCGTGCCGATGGTGCTGATCCTCGGCACGCGCGGCAGGGCGGCCACCGTCGGCTCGGCACAGGTGACCGCCGTCAGTACGGCACTGGTGACCGCCGCGGGTACGTCGCTGGTCTTCTGCTCGTACGCGCTGTGGTGGGTGCCACACGGCCCGGGACGGCTCGAACTGCAACAGACGGGCGCCCAGTTGACCTTGTCGGCCCTCTACGAAGGAGCCGGTCTCGTCTTCCTGACCCTGATCGGGGTCAGGCTGTGGCGAACGTGTAGAACCGTTTGAGCGTGCAGTGCTCGTCGAGGAGCCGGCCGTAGATCGGCTCGCCCTCCAGCTCGCGGTACGTCTCGATCGGGTCGCCTTTTATGATCAGCGCCCGCGCGCACTCCTCGCACCAGTACTGGTAGTCGTGGTTGACCGGCTCCATGTCGCGGACGATCGGCGTACCACTGCCGCACCAATCGCACTTCCGCCTGTGTGCACCCATCGATCAGCTCCAGCTGTGGCCGCAGGCCGTGCACACGTAGGAGATCCCGCCGTTGTCGCCGAGGACCTGGGCGACGTGGACCGATCCGCAGGAAGGACAGCCGAGGAGAGTGGCTCTTCTACGTGTCTGTGCCACATCGAGGAGATCGTCGACCTCCTCGAGGATGCTCGCAGGCATCGCTTCTCCCTCCCGTCGGGCCGCGCCCCCTTCCGGCCGTTTGATTCTGCCACGGCCGGAGCAATACGGTCAGCGACGCCTTCGTACCAGTCCGGACACAGCACCCGACGTGGCCGTCGCGGCCAGCGCATACGTGCACATGAGGAGCGCGTCCGCAGAGGTATACGCCCCCGGAGCCCCAAGTGACTCAAGTCGGTTCAAGAAGAGTGTGCCGAAGGCCGCGACACCGATCAGCTGACCGAGCTGGGCGACCGTCGCGAGCAGTCCACTGGCGTCCGCCGCGTCCTCGGGCCGCACCGTGGCCAGAGCCCTGGTCAGCGTGGGGCTGAAGCCCAGCGCCAGACCGGTCCCCATGCCCGCGAACGCCACGTACAGCCAGAAACCGCCGTCGCCCCCGCCCTTCAGCACGGCTCCGACGCCGGCCACTGAAACGGCGGCGATGGCGAAGCCAACCGGGATCAGGACACCTCGCAGAGCGGCCGGCCAGTCGCGCCAGGTCAGACCGACCAGGCCGAACACCACCGCGGTCGGCGCGACGGTGAGCCCGGCGCGCAGCGCGCTGTACCCGAGGCCGCCCTGAACGTGCAGGGTCAGAGTGAACAGGAAACCCGCGTTGACCGCCATCACCGCGAGCAGGCGGAAGACCGCGAGGCCCATGCCGGGGTGGCGCAGCACCCGGGGTGAAATCAGCGGTGCTCCACCCCGCCGGGCGAGCCGGGACTCGTACAGACAGAAAAGGGTGAAGAGGATCGCGGCCGCGCCGAGCGACAGCCAGGACCACAGCGGCCAGCCCTCCTCCTGACCGAGCACGAGCGGCACGGTGAGCAGCGACACGGCGGCGCCGAGCAGGACGAGGCCCGGCAGGTCGAGGCCGCGTGAGCGCTCCACGGCTCCGGGGACGTCCCGGGGCAGGACGCGGTGGCCGACGGCCAGGAGTACGAGGCCCACGGGCACGTTGACCAGGAACACCGGCCGCCAGCCGGTGCCGAACAGGTCGGCGCTGATCAGGACGCCACCCAGCACCTGTCCGGCCGCGGCTCCCGTCGCGACGACGGCGGAGTACGCGCCGAGGGCACGGGCCCGGGCCTCGCCGGTGAAGTGGCGCTGGATCAGGCTGAGCACCTGCGGGATCATCACGGCCGCACCGGCGCCCTGCACCAGCCGGAAGGCGATCAACTCCCCGGTTCCCCGGGCGAGTCCGCATGCCAGCGAGGACGCGGTGAACAGCGCGAGCCCGGCGAGGTGGACACGGCGGTGGCCGAGCAGGTCGCCGAGGCGCGCGCCGGTGATCAGCAGTACGGCGTACGCGATGGAGTATCCGGCGACCACCAACTGCATTCCAGCGCCGGTCGCGTGGAGTTCGGAACCGATCGTGGGCACGGCGACGTTCACGATGAAAACGTCGAGCAGTGCCATGAACTGGGCTGTGAGCACGACCGCGAGCAGCCGTCCGGGGCGATTGTCAGTGCCGGGGGCTTTACTGGTCGCAGGACTTGAATCCGCTGCGGGACCTGGGCCCGCGGGGGTTGTCGTCGTCATGGCTCCGAGCCTGGCGGCGGCCGGATACGGGTGCCGAGAGCCCGCCGATGCTGGTACTGACAGCACCTGGCAGCGGACGGGTTCGGCGCGCACGATGGAAGACGGGGGAAGTGAAGCCGATGAACACGACACAGCGTCGCAGGCCGGAGCTGGCCGGCTTTCTGCGCGGCCGGCGGGCACGGGTGACACCCGCCGACGTCGGGATGCCCCCGGGCTTGCGACGCCGCACGCCGGGTCTGCGCCGCGAAGAGGTCGCGCAGCTCTCCGGGGTCGGTGTGACCTGGTACACATGGCTGGAGCAGGGCCGCCCCATCAACGCCTCTCCTCAGGTCCTGGATGCGGTGGCACGCACCCTGCGCCTGGATCAGACCGAGCGGGAGCACCTGTACCACCTGGCCGAAGTGCCCTACGAGTCCGAGCCGGAGCTCCCCGCGCAGACCGTGAGCGCGGAGATCCAGGGCATCATCGACGCCCTCGATCCGCGCCCTGCGGCGGTCTACAACTCGCGGTACGACATCCTGGCCGCCAACCCCCCTTACCGCGACCTGTTCTTCGTGCCGCAGACGCTCGACATCGGCGTTCCCAACGTGCTGTGGACCCTGTTCACCGTGCCCGAGCCCGGCTGCCCCGTGGTGTTCCGGGACAGCGAACTGCCGTTGATGGTGGCGACGCTGCGCTCCGCGTACGGCAGACATGTCGGCGAGCCCGCCTGGGAGGACTACATACGCGGGCTGTCGGCCGCCAGCCCGCGCTTCGCGGAGTTGTGGGCGGGCGGGGACGTCCTCCCGCCGGGACCGCGTGTGAAGACGTTCCGCCATGAGGCGGTGGGCGAACTGCGGATGACCTCGGTGTCGCTGTCCATCGACGGGATGCCGGAGTGCCGGATCGTCGCCTACACCCCGGACGACGAGAGGGCGCGCAAGGGGCTGGCGGTTCTGCGCGAGCGACGGGAGCGGTTGTGGCCACCGTCACTCGCGGCCGCCACGGCATCCCTGGGACCGATGTCGCCCATGTCACCGACAACCTGGGGGACATGAAAAAATCCCGCCCCTCGAAAGGAACGGGATTCTCATCACTGATCTGTGCTGATCTTTGACAACTCAAGAGAGTTGATCTGTGGAGCTAAGGAGAATTGAACTCCTGACCTCCTGCATGCCATGCAGGCGCTCTACCAACTGAGCTATAGCCCCTTGTGTTCTTCCCGCCCGGCGGGGCGAACAAGAAGAACTTTAGCCTGCGACCTGCCAGAAAGTGAAATCCGGTCCCGCCCGGCCCCCGGGGCCGGACAGGGGGCCGCTCAGTCGTCGTCGCCGAGCACCGGCTCCGGCAGTGTGCCGGCGTTGTGCTCGAGCAGCCGCCAGCCCCGTGCGCCCTCTCCGAGGACGGACCAGCAGCAGTTGGAGAGGCCGCCCAGGCTCTCCCAGTGCCGGGACTCCAGGCCGAGCAGGCGCCCGATGGTGGTGCGGATGGTGCCGCCGTGGCTGACGACCACGAGGGTGCCGTCCTCGGGGAGCTTGTCGGCGTGGCGCAGCACCACGGGGGCGGCGCGGTCGGCGACCTCGGTCTCCAGTTCGCCGCCGCCGCGGCGCACCGGCTCACCACGCTTCCAGGCGGCGTACTCGTCGCCGTACTGGGTGATGATCTCCTCGTGCGTCAGGCCCTGCCAGACGCCCGCGTAGGTCTCGCGGAGGCCCTCGTCGTGGATGACGCCGATGCCGGTGAGCGTGGACAGCTCGGCGGCCGTGTTCGCGGCGCGCTGGAGGTCCGAGGCGACGATCACGTCGGGCTTCAGCGAGGCGAGCAGCCGGGCGGCACGGCGGGCCTGGCCGATGCCCGTCTCGGTGAGCTCGACGTCCGTGGTGCCCTGGAAGCGGCGATCCACGTTCCAGGAGGTCTGGCCGTGCCGCCACAGGATGACGCGGCGACCGCGACCTGGCTTCTCCCCGGCCTCGACGCCCGCGACGGTCGGCTGTCGCTGCGCCTGGTCGTCACCCGTGGCGGATGCCCTGGCCGCCTCGGCGCCCGCCGCGGTCACCGCAGCTCCCCGTATTCGACGGAGTCCTCCTCGGCCTGCAGCTTGGCGTGCTCGGCGGCCTTGCCGCGGGTGGCCTTGGCGTCGGCGGGCAGGTCAAGCTCCGGGCAGTCCTTCCACAGCCGCTCCAGAGCGTAGAAGACACGCTCCTCGCTGTGCTGCACGTGCACCACGATGTCGACGTAGTCGAGCAGTACCCAGCGGGCCTCGCGGTCGCCCTCGCGGCGCACCGGCTTGACTCCGAGCTCCTTGTTCAGCCGCTCCTCGATCTCGTCGACGATCGACTTGACCTGGCGGTCGTTGGGGGCGGACGCCAGCAGGAAGGCGTCGGTGATCGAGAGAACGTCGCTGACGTCGTAGGCGATGATGTCGTGCGCGAGCTTGTCTGCGGCCGCCTGCGCGGCGGTGGTGATGAGCTCGATGGAGCGGTCCGTGGCGGTCACTACGCGGCTTTCCGTCGGCGGTCAGTAATGACTCAAGGGTCTCACGGACCGCCGACGGCGCCCCACGCGTTTCCGTGGCCACGTCCCGGGGACCCCGGGACGTGGCGCCGACCGCTCCGGAGGGTCACCCGCGACCACTCCTCGCGATCGTCCAGTGGAGTGGTCACCGTGATCACCCGGTGGAGGTGGTCACCTTGTAGTCCTGGCCGAGGACCACCGAGACGTCCGCGTTGGACGAGCCACTGCCCTTCTTCACGGTGCTGGTGGGCAGGCCGAGGGTCTTCGCGACCTCGATGGCGTCGTCCTTCCTGGCGGCGTCGGTGTACGTGATCTGGGACACGCTCTGGGCGGTGGCGGAGGTGCCGGAGTCCAGGAAGGTGTAGCCGCCGTTGACCAGGACGACGCGGGCCTTCTCGGTGGCGTCCTTGTTCCCGGTGGCGTTCTTGATGCCGACACGGACGGCGGCACCGGCGTCGGGACTCTTGGCGGTGCCGCCGAGGACGTCCTTGACCACGCTGTTGGTGGCGCTCTCGCTCAGGGTGCCGTCCTGCTGTACGGGCAGCAGCGCCGTTTTGTAGTCGCCGCCCTTGGCGAGGTCGGCGAGCTTGGCGAGGAAGGCCCCGAGGTCCTGGTCGGTCAGGGAGGGGTCGAGGATCTGCGCCAGGGTCTGCACGGTGGTGGTCGCGGCCTGCTTGTCCGAGGACAGCTTGCGCAGCACGCCCTGCATGACCTGTCCGAACCGCTCCAACTGCGCGTTCTGGGCTTCGCCGGAGGCCCGGTAGGTGGCGTAGGCGACGGCCATCTTGCCGCTGAGGGTCTGGTTCTCGCCCTTCTTCACGAGGGGCGCCTCGCCCTTCTTCTTCGCGTCGGGGTCCGGGACATCGGCGTTGGTAGTGAGGTCGATGTTGCCGACGAGGTCGACGAGGTTGTTGAGGTAGGGAGTGTCGAGGCGCCAGGTGCCCTGGATATTGGTCCCCAGCACCGTGTCGATCGCGTCCCGGGTCCCGGAGGAGCCGTCGTCGCCGACGGACTTGGCGAGCGTGGTCGTCGAGCCGCTGTCGTCCGTCAGGGCAAGGGAGTTGGGCAGCAGGACGGTGGTGCCCTGCTTGGTGGTGGTGTTGTCGACGAGCAGCGCCGTGGAGGTGCCGCCGCCCTTCGTGTTGTGCAGGTGGACGACGATCACATCGCGGTTCTGGGCACCCGTGGCCGTCGTCGCGGCGGACTTGCCGCCGGAGGAGGTGCCGGGCAGCTTCCCCGCGTACCAGAGGTAGCCGACGCCGCCGACCACGACCAGGGCGAGCACCACGCCCAGGGCGACGACCCTGCTGCGGGCGCGGCGCTTGGCCTCCTCACGGCGCTCCGTACGGTTCTCGGTGAAGTTGAGCCAGTCGATGACGTCTTCGGGCTCGGCTTCCTGCTCCTCGACGAAGGCGAACTGCTCGGTGCGGTAGTCCCGGTCGGCCCGGGGCTCGTTCTCCTCCGCGGGGCGCGCCTGCTGCGGGATGTAGGCGGTCTGCTCGGCGACCCGGGGCTGCTGCCCGGTGCTCCTGCTCGCGGCGCCGGTCCCGCTCCGGGACTGACCCGCCTGACCGGCCCGCCCCGTCTGCCCGGCCTGACCGGCCTGCCCCGTGTGCACCGTCTGCCCGTAGGGGTCGTACGACGGCGTCGTCCCGGCGGCGCCGGACGTGCCGGCTCCGTACGGGTCGTAGGCGGGGACCGCGGTCTGCTGACCGGTGTCGTACGAGGACACGGGCTGCTGCTGACCGGTGTCATAGCCCCCCGCGCCGGTCGCGTAGGGGTCGTAGCCGTAGCCCTGGTGCTGTTGGGGCTGTTGCGGCTGTGCGTACGGGTCGTAGCCCTGTGGGGGCTGCTGGGGCGGCACCTGTTGGTACACAGGCTGCCCGAACTCGTCGTAGCCGACGAGCTCGTACTGGTCGCCGCCCGCGTATCCGTCGTATCGGTCGTTCACCGGTGCCCCTCTCGGCTCACTCGCCTCACTCGCCGCGGTACAGCTCACGCTTGTCGATGTAGCGCACCACACCGTCCGGCACCAGATACCAGACGGGGTCGCCCTTGGCGACTCTCGCACGGCAGTCTGTGGAGGAGATGGCCAGCGCGGGAACCTCGACCAGCGAGACGCCGCCCTCGGGGAGGCCCGGGTCGGTCAGAGTGTGACCGGGCCGGGTGACTCCGATGAAGTGCGCGAGGGAGAACAGCTCTTCCGCGTACCGCCAGGTGAGGATCTGACCGAGCGCGTCGGCACCGGTGATGAAGAACAGATCGGTGTCGGGGTTGAGGGCGCGCAGATCGCGCAGGGTGTCCGTGGTGTAGGTCGGGCCGCCGCGGTCGATGTCGATGCGGCTCACCGAGAACTGCGGGTTCTCGGCGGTGGCGATGACCGTCATCAAGTAGCGGTCCTCGGCCGGTGAGACCTTCCGGTCGGACTTCTGCCACGGCTGCCCGGTCGGCACGAACACCACCTCGTCGAGGTGGAACTGCGCGGCGACCTCACTGGCCGCCACGAGGTGCCCGTGGTGGATCGGGTCGAACGTTCCGCCCATGACGCCGAGCCGGCGCTTGCCCGGATTCGAGGGGCCGTTCCTGGGGCCGGTCGTCAGCCGGCTCGCCCCGCCTCTCACTGGGCCGCCGAGCGCGTCACCCGCGGCGCCGCCGACGGCGCCGCCCTCCGTGTCACTCGCCGGACCGGTAGGCATGTCCTGCTCTCCCATGCGTGCAGACCCTACCGGCCCGGTCGAGGGGCTCCGCCCGACAGGGGTCCCCGTGACGGCTCCGAACGGCCGAAAAGGCTCAGCGGTCGCGGTTGAAACGCGTGGTGATCCACAGCAGCAGGAGCAGCACGAACAGCGCGCCACCGCCGGTCAGGAACGGGTTGAGGCTCTCGTGGTTGCCCCCCTGCTCGCCCTCGGCGGCAACGGTGACCAACTGTGCAGCGGTGCTGTGGAAGCTCATCTCGGCAGGACCTATCCGGTGTGGGCGGGATAAAGACGTCGTCCCATCGTATGCGGGGGGCTCGGTCGCGATCACGCCGACTCCGCCGTTGGGGACGCCGGTTGCTCCGGCCTCCCCGGGCGACACAACCTCGGTCGTCCGGCTCGTCCCCGCGTCAGCCGTCCCGCTTGCGCCTCAGCCGTCCCGCGAGTACTCGCGTCAGCCGTCCCACGTGTACCCGCGTCAGTCGTCCCGCTTGTACCCGCGCAGCAGGAACCAGGCGGTCAGGCCCACCCCGACGATCATCACGATCAGCACGACACGGAGCAGATTGCCCGGGCCTTGCTTGTCTGCCGCGTTCGCGGCCTCGGTGAGCCAGGCGGCTGCGGGGATGTGCTCCATGGCGATGGACTCCTTCTCTGTACTGCCCGTCCACGTTATCTCCGCCTAGGCTGGGCCGTGCCTTGGGGGCGCATAGGGCACTCAGACGCACATGGGGGAACACATGTCCGACAACGGCCACCAGCAGAACGGGCACGAGAACGTGCCGAGCAGGCAGCGCAGGCGCTTCGAGGGGATCTCCTCGCGCACCTACGAGCACCCGGCGGACCGCTCGGCTCTCGTGGCCCTGCGCAAGCTCAGCGGCTTCGACACGGTCTTCAAGGTCCTGAGCGGCCTGCTGCCCGAGCGCAGCCTGCGGCTGCTGTTCCTGTCCGACTCGGTGCGCGTCTCGGACGCCCAGTTCGCGCACCTCAACACGATGCTGCGGGACGCCTGCCACATCCTGGACCTGGAGAAGGTCCCGCCGATGTACGTCACCCAGGACCCGCAGCCGAACGCGATGTGCATCGGCCTGGACGAGCCGATCATCGTCGTGACGACCGGGCTCGTCGAACTGCTGGACGAGGAGGAGATGCGGGCCGTCGTCGGGCACGAGGTCGGCCACGCGCTCTCCGGGCACGCCGTCTACCGCACGATCCTGCTCTTCCTGACCAATCTCGCGCTCCGGGTGGCCTGGATCCCGCTGGGCAACATCGCGATCATGGCGATCGTGACCGCGCTGCGCGAGTGGTTCCGCAAGTCGGAGCTGTCGGCCGACCGGGCGGGGC is a window of Streptomyces sp. NBC_00271 DNA encoding:
- a CDS encoding NADH-quinone oxidoreductase subunit NuoF family protein, encoding MNEALPDVPEVRVVGLPQLTSGFDLVERLDLPMHLKVHGPLEPMGGEQLAGLAEAIGLKGRGGAGFPFAKKLRSVAESAISKGIRPVVVVNGSEDEPACRKDTVLINRAPHLILDGALLAAEAMGARTLVIGVTRESTQRSMEAALAERGLSDRRGSPLRARVQRNPVRMVTGAAASLIRSIDGGPAIPPGRKISASQSGVGGAPTLLSNAETYAQLAIAARIGPDRYRNTGLYDEPGTVMLTISGAVARPMVIEVPTGVPLRYVLQLAGAPPMPQGVLTGGYHGKWLDAATVNEAIVSRNSLDAVGGALGAGAILPITQETCPLGESLRVAQWLAEESAGQCGPCYLGLPAAARGLEDILNGGGPAALEAVKQVAKAVKRRGACSHPDGSAMFIESTIKAFTDDLAAHVLGNGCGRPVEGVLPLFEGGQLPTGIPGGQAVEEAGPSRQKIYVDWTLCRGHGLCADILPEVFELGADGFPTVAQAQVPRYAEAKALRAVRRCPALALRIEEDTRSSAPARNNLPVLSQRRGRRALGSGR
- a CDS encoding glycosyltransferase 87 family protein: MTVIALPRVRRRAPVALGACLLSFAAFWWAQRAAHVSMIDLMVYRAEGETVRAGGDLYALRTTEAHLPTTYPPFAALLFTPLTLLDASTMRALATAGNLALLVVFVALSLRLVDHARVEGVWWASAAAVWCEPVWTTVRYGQINLLLGVLVLWDLTRRPWHRWAGVGIGLAAAIKLTPALFAVFLLVTGVAAYARRGSAGPWLRHARGAAVAFAGATLLAASALPYDSWRFWSRMVFETGRVGLVEDTANQSLRGVLARLLHTTQPGLWWVAAAAVAGSLGLGVAVAAELRGRRAWAVAACAVTALLISPVSWSHHWVWCVPMVLILGTRGRAATVGSAQVTAVSTALVTAAGTSLVFCSYALWWVPHGPGRLELQQTGAQLTLSALYEGAGLVFLTLIGVRLWRTCRTV
- a CDS encoding MFS transporter encodes the protein MTTTTPAGPGPAADSSPATSKAPGTDNRPGRLLAVVLTAQFMALLDVFIVNVAVPTIGSELHATGAGMQLVVAGYSIAYAVLLITGARLGDLLGHRRVHLAGLALFTASSLACGLARGTGELIAFRLVQGAGAAVMIPQVLSLIQRHFTGEARARALGAYSAVVATGAAAGQVLGGVLISADLFGTGWRPVFLVNVPVGLVLLAVGHRVLPRDVPGAVERSRGLDLPGLVLLGAAVSLLTVPLVLGQEEGWPLWSWLSLGAAAILFTLFCLYESRLARRGGAPLISPRVLRHPGMGLAVFRLLAVMAVNAGFLFTLTLHVQGGLGYSALRAGLTVAPTAVVFGLVGLTWRDWPAALRGVLIPVGFAIAAVSVAGVGAVLKGGGDGGFWLYVAFAGMGTGLALGFSPTLTRALATVRPEDAADASGLLATVAQLGQLIGVAAFGTLFLNRLESLGAPGAYTSADALLMCTYALAATATSGAVSGLVRRRR
- a CDS encoding helix-turn-helix transcriptional regulator, giving the protein MNTTQRRRPELAGFLRGRRARVTPADVGMPPGLRRRTPGLRREEVAQLSGVGVTWYTWLEQGRPINASPQVLDAVARTLRLDQTEREHLYHLAEVPYESEPELPAQTVSAEIQGIIDALDPRPAAVYNSRYDILAANPPYRDLFFVPQTLDIGVPNVLWTLFTVPEPGCPVVFRDSELPLMVATLRSAYGRHVGEPAWEDYIRGLSAASPRFAELWAGGDVLPPGPRVKTFRHEAVGELRMTSVSLSIDGMPECRIVAYTPDDERARKGLAVLRERRERLWPPSLAAATASLGPMSPMSPTTWGT
- a CDS encoding histidine phosphatase family protein, giving the protein MLWRHGQTSWNVDRRFQGTTDVELTETGIGQARRAARLLASLKPDVIVASDLQRAANTAAELSTLTGIGVIHDEGLRETYAGVWQGLTHEEIITQYGDEYAAWKRGEPVRRGGGELETEVADRAAPVVLRHADKLPEDGTLVVVSHGGTIRTTIGRLLGLESRHWESLGGLSNCCWSVLGEGARGWRLLEHNAGTLPEPVLGDDD
- the rsfS gene encoding ribosome silencing factor, producing the protein MTATDRSIELITTAAQAAADKLAHDIIAYDVSDVLSITDAFLLASAPNDRQVKSIVDEIEERLNKELGVKPVRREGDREARWVLLDYVDIVVHVQHSEERVFYALERLWKDCPELDLPADAKATRGKAAEHAKLQAEEDSVEYGELR
- a CDS encoding LCP family protein, producing the protein MNDRYDGYAGGDQYELVGYDEFGQPVYQQVPPQQPPQGYDPYAQPQQPQQHQGYGYDPYATGAGGYDTGQQQPVSSYDTGQQTAVPAYDPYGAGTSGAAGTTPSYDPYGQTVHTGQAGQAGQTGRAGQAGQSRSGTGAASRSTGQQPRVAEQTAYIPQQARPAEENEPRADRDYRTEQFAFVEEQEAEPEDVIDWLNFTENRTERREEAKRRARSRVVALGVVLALVVVGGVGYLWYAGKLPGTSSGGKSAATTATGAQNRDVIVVHLHNTKGGGTSTALLVDNTTTKQGTTVLLPNSLALTDDSGSTTTLAKSVGDDGSSGTRDAIDTVLGTNIQGTWRLDTPYLNNLVDLVGNIDLTTNADVPDPDAKKKGEAPLVKKGENQTLSGKMAVAYATYRASGEAQNAQLERFGQVMQGVLRKLSSDKQAATTTVQTLAQILDPSLTDQDLGAFLAKLADLAKGGDYKTALLPVQQDGTLSESATNSVVKDVLGGTAKSPDAGAAVRVGIKNATGNKDATEKARVVLVNGGYTFLDSGTSATAQSVSQITYTDAARKDDAIEVAKTLGLPTSTVKKGSGSSNADVSVVLGQDYKVTTSTG
- the nadD gene encoding nicotinate-nucleotide adenylyltransferase, with translation MGGTFDPIHHGHLVAASEVAAQFHLDEVVFVPTGQPWQKSDRKVSPAEDRYLMTVIATAENPQFSVSRIDIDRGGPTYTTDTLRDLRALNPDTDLFFITGADALGQILTWRYAEELFSLAHFIGVTRPGHTLTDPGLPEGGVSLVEVPALAISSTDCRARVAKGDPVWYLVPDGVVRYIDKRELYRGE
- a CDS encoding M48 family metallopeptidase, producing MSDNGHQQNGHENVPSRQRRRFEGISSRTYEHPADRSALVALRKLSGFDTVFKVLSGLLPERSLRLLFLSDSVRVSDAQFAHLNTMLRDACHILDLEKVPPMYVTQDPQPNAMCIGLDEPIIVVTTGLVELLDEEEMRAVVGHEVGHALSGHAVYRTILLFLTNLALRVAWIPLGNIAIMAIVTALREWFRKSELSADRAGLLVGQDLKASMRGLMKLAGGNHLHEMNVDAFLEQAEEYEAGGDLRDSVLKILNTLPRTHPFTTVRAAELKKWAESRDYQRIMDGHYPRRTEDNETSVSDSFRQSAASYATDVKNSKDPLMKLVSDIAGGAGDLGGRVRRGFGGFAGGTPKDQTAAEDRTSPKDQPPRDSTPEDDD